A DNA window from Microcystis aeruginosa NIES-843 contains the following coding sequences:
- a CDS encoding IS5 family transposase: protein MNYEQVKTLKPTEFKRLCGVYPDTFKDMVTVLKAEKVWQKKTGRPSKLSREDQLLITLEYWREYRTYFHRGNSWGVNESTAYRIVRKVENILIKSGLFNLPGKKALLESNSEIEVIVVDVSEQEIERPKKKQKSCYSGKQGYHTLKSQVVADLAQRARCDQKSEQVICVRCEKGRVHDFRLWKESKIRLNKEIEILGDKGYQGIQKLHQNSQIPHKKKKKEKLSKEQKKANRQLSQRRIVIEHIHRRLKIFRILSSRYRNRRRRFGLRLNLIAGIYNYELRYRQKDIS, encoded by the coding sequence ATGAATTACGAACAAGTAAAAACTTTAAAGCCAACAGAGTTCAAACGCTTGTGTGGCGTGTATCCAGATACATTTAAGGATATGGTAACAGTCCTAAAGGCAGAAAAAGTTTGGCAAAAAAAGACAGGTAGACCTAGCAAATTGAGTAGGGAAGACCAACTACTAATAACATTAGAATATTGGCGAGAATATCGCACCTATTTTCATCGGGGAAATAGTTGGGGTGTTAACGAATCAACGGCGTATAGAATTGTTAGGAAAGTAGAGAATATTCTCATCAAATCAGGTCTGTTTAATCTACCCGGAAAAAAAGCCCTCTTAGAAAGTAATAGTGAAATAGAAGTAATAGTGGTGGATGTGTCAGAACAGGAGATAGAAAGACCCAAAAAAAAACAGAAATCATGCTATAGTGGCAAGCAGGGATACCACACATTAAAGTCGCAAGTCGTTGCCGATCTCGCGCAGCGAGCGCGTTGCGACCAAAAAAGCGAGCAGGTAATCTGTGTCCGTTGTGAGAAAGGAAGAGTCCATGATTTTCGACTGTGGAAAGAGAGCAAAATAAGGTTAAATAAGGAAATAGAAATATTAGGGGATAAAGGCTATCAAGGAATTCAGAAGCTCCATCAAAACAGTCAAATTCCTCATAAAAAAAAGAAAAAAGAAAAACTAAGTAAAGAGCAAAAAAAAGCCAATCGTCAGTTATCACAACGGCGCATAGTTATAGAACATATTCATCGTCGTCTCAAAATATTTCGGATACTTTCATCAAGATACAGAAATCGCAGACGGCGATTTGGTCTGAGATTGAATTTGATTGCTGGTATCTACAATTACGAACTTCGTTACCGACAAAAGGATATATCTTGA
- a CDS encoding type II toxin-antitoxin system MazE family antitoxin, whose amino-acid sequence MSKKVSITLDDEVLDFVDRLASNRSRFINDVLWQEKRRIFMKELEDAYKDQANDPESQEEISVWDIAVGDGLNA is encoded by the coding sequence ATGAGTAAGAAAGTCAGCATAACCTTAGACGACGAAGTTTTGGACTTTGTAGATCGACTAGCAAGCAATCGTAGCCGCTTTATAAATGATGTTCTCTGGCAAGAGAAGAGAAGGATTTTTATGAAAGAGCTAGAAGATGCTTATAAAGATCAGGCAAATGATCCAGAGAGCCAAGAAGAAATTTCTGTCTGGGATATTGCAGTGGGCGATGGTCTAAATGCCTAA
- a CDS encoding IS1634 family transposase — protein MNQSTEIEVKNLDHLGLVAGIIDEIGIVEIINEQVSIERGEIVTAGQVVKAIILNGLGFVSRALYLFPQFFEDKATEHLLGEGIEPKHLNDDKIGRVMDKLYQLNVSVIFLLISLAAVKKFGVATENSHLDSTSLSVEGEYKKEYPTVEILKSGAVGEEIETRQQPIKITYGYSRDRRPDLKQFMIDLIVSGDGDVPLFLKVGDGNEADKAVFGQIAREFKKQVDFDSLIVGDSALYSKENLKLMKEMRWLSRVPLSIKEAQELVDSISEKELTDSEIPGYSWRETSSNYGGIEQRWLLVESQARQESDLKKLEKKIEQEKNSAQEKIRQLSRREFENRAVALAIAKGLSDSLKSHQLTEIKVNLIPPESQGSKLKSKDDLPSQSYQVQAKLELNLTAIERLKKRAGRFVLATNDLEKQRLSSEDILKKYKGQQAPERGFSFLKDPCFFADSVFLKSPHRIEVMAMLMGLCLLVYTIGQRQLRLSLKQQETGLKNPLGKLTDRPTLRWIFQCFQGIHLLRIQDNQKISNLTDERRNILRFFPKPCQEYYLLS, from the coding sequence ATGAATCAATCAACAGAAATTGAAGTCAAAAATCTAGACCATCTGGGATTAGTAGCTGGAATTATCGATGAAATAGGAATCGTTGAAATTATCAACGAACAAGTCTCAATTGAGCGAGGAGAAATTGTCACAGCGGGGCAAGTAGTGAAAGCAATTATCCTGAATGGATTGGGATTTGTCTCCCGAGCCTTGTATTTATTTCCTCAATTTTTTGAAGATAAAGCAACCGAACATCTGCTGGGAGAGGGCATCGAACCCAAGCACTTGAATGATGATAAAATTGGTCGAGTAATGGACAAACTTTATCAACTTAATGTTTCGGTCATTTTCCTACTCATCAGTTTAGCCGCCGTGAAAAAATTTGGTGTAGCAACCGAGAACTCCCATTTAGATTCGACTTCTCTATCAGTAGAAGGAGAATATAAAAAGGAATACCCAACAGTAGAAATCCTGAAATCAGGAGCAGTGGGAGAAGAAATTGAAACCAGACAACAGCCAATAAAAATTACCTACGGATACTCCCGCGACCGAAGACCTGACTTAAAACAATTTATGATTGACTTAATCGTAAGTGGGGATGGAGATGTACCTTTATTCCTGAAAGTAGGGGACGGAAATGAAGCGGACAAAGCGGTTTTTGGTCAAATCGCCCGAGAATTTAAAAAACAAGTTGACTTTGACAGTTTAATAGTCGGCGATAGCGCCCTCTATAGCAAAGAGAATTTAAAACTAATGAAAGAAATGCGTTGGTTGTCTCGAGTACCATTAAGCATTAAAGAGGCTCAAGAGTTAGTCGATAGCATCTCAGAAAAAGAGTTAACCGATTCAGAAATACCGGGTTATTCCTGGCGGGAAACAAGCTCTAACTATGGGGGGATAGAACAAAGATGGTTGCTAGTTGAAAGTCAAGCTAGACAAGAATCAGACTTGAAAAAATTAGAGAAAAAAATCGAGCAGGAAAAGAATTCTGCCCAAGAAAAAATCCGGCAACTATCCCGAAGAGAATTTGAGAATAGAGCGGTGGCGTTGGCGATAGCCAAAGGATTATCTGACTCCTTAAAATCTCATCAGTTAACGGAGATTAAAGTCAATCTCATTCCGCCTGAGTCCCAGGGGTCAAAACTCAAATCAAAAGACGATTTACCCTCTCAAAGCTATCAAGTTCAAGCCAAATTAGAGTTGAATTTGACCGCCATTGAGAGGCTAAAGAAACGAGCAGGACGATTCGTTTTAGCAACTAACGATTTGGAGAAACAACGATTAAGCAGTGAGGATATACTCAAAAAATATAAAGGGCAACAAGCTCCGGAAAGAGGATTTTCTTTTCTCAAAGACCCCTGCTTTTTTGCTGACAGTGTCTTTCTCAAATCTCCCCATAGAATCGAGGTCATGGCCATGCTCATGGGCTTGTGCCTGCTGGTTTATACTATTGGTCAAAGACAACTTCGTTTAAGTTTAAAACAGCAGGAGACGGGACTGAAAAATCCGTTGGGTAAGTTAACTGACCGACCGACGTTACGCTGGATATTTCAGTGCTTTCAAGGGATTCATCTCCTACGTATTCAAGACAATCAAAAGATTAGCAACTTAACGGATGAGAGGCGCAACATTTTGAGATTTTTTCCCAAACCTTGCCAGGAATATTATCTCTTATCTTGA
- a CDS encoding type II toxin-antitoxin system PemK/MazF family toxin produces the protein MLRFNSKAAVKRRGFRPKIFDETDKERPCLILQNDMGNQNGTTTIVAPLLLGKKTYPFVVNITPTVQNGLDGDRHINLSQMRAVDSQRIKNQQGVLEDVYWEEIEKAVCIELGFSLAFKSS, from the coding sequence GTGCTAAGATTTAACAGCAAAGCCGCCGTAAAACGGCGGGGTTTCAGACCCAAAATTTTCGATGAAACCGATAAAGAACGCCCTTGCCTGATTTTACAAAACGATATGGGCAATCAAAATGGAACAACGACAATAGTTGCTCCATTGTTGCTGGGGAAAAAGACTTATCCTTTTGTTGTGAATATTACACCGACAGTGCAGAATGGACTAGACGGAGATCGACACATCAACTTAAGTCAAATGAGGGCTGTAGATTCTCAGAGAATTAAGAATCAACAGGGTGTTTTAGAAGACGTTTATTGGGAAGAAATAGAGAAAGCAGTCTGTATTGAACTCGGTTTCAGTTTAGCTTTTAAGTCTTCATAG
- a CDS encoding IS1380-like element ISMae9 family transposase, which produces MTPSSDQSRLNQLNFGNLNGRQVIANFEGGKITSDAGIILMAELDQKLKITARFAECFRDYRNSSYLDYSVHELLAQRVYGIVLGYEDVNDHDKLRHAPALAIALKKLNFIDSAQANLAGKSTINRLEYCPETVINQENSRYHKIEPNPKEIEKAFVDIFLESYKKPPKPIILDMDVTDDQVHGNQEGAFFNTYYKGVCYAPLYIFCEHHLLVAKLRSSHVDTAGGALEELQRIIGIIREKWSDTQILVRGDSAYSREDIMKFCESQAGVDYVLAMATNSQLKLRATDVIEKAKADYEQRLQPVTELMETLFSPDEELGELAKLVPESTWYRSLCYQTQKSWSRSRRVVTKVCPGSEGVKIRHVVTSLPASKIPPSKLYTEKYCPRGERSNRIKEQQLDLFADRNSTQTFESNQLRLWLSSMAYVLMQAFRQNCLAKTSFAKATVGTIRLNFLKLGARITVSVRRILIAIASSCPYQDILAIAYSRIQAIAGTG; this is translated from the coding sequence ATGACTCCTAGTTCAGACCAGTCTCGACTCAATCAATTAAATTTTGGAAACCTCAATGGAAGACAAGTAATCGCTAATTTTGAGGGAGGAAAAATCACCTCAGATGCAGGAATTATTTTGATGGCAGAGTTAGACCAAAAGCTAAAAATAACGGCTCGGTTTGCCGAATGTTTTCGAGATTATCGAAATTCATCCTATCTAGATTATTCAGTTCATGAACTACTCGCACAAAGAGTTTATGGGATAGTTTTGGGATATGAGGATGTCAATGATCATGATAAATTACGTCATGCTCCAGCTTTAGCAATAGCATTGAAAAAACTAAATTTTATTGACTCAGCCCAAGCAAATTTAGCGGGAAAAAGTACAATTAATCGACTAGAATATTGTCCGGAAACAGTCATCAATCAAGAGAACAGTCGTTACCATAAAATCGAGCCTAACCCCAAAGAAATTGAAAAAGCTTTTGTGGACATCTTTCTAGAATCCTACAAAAAGCCACCGAAACCAATTATTTTAGACATGGATGTCACCGATGACCAAGTGCATGGAAATCAAGAGGGAGCGTTTTTCAATACTTATTATAAAGGAGTGTGTTATGCTCCTTTGTATATTTTCTGTGAGCATCATTTATTAGTAGCTAAACTCCGGTCTTCTCATGTAGATACTGCTGGGGGAGCATTAGAAGAATTGCAGCGAATAATCGGTATAATTCGAGAAAAATGGTCAGATACGCAGATATTAGTACGAGGAGATAGTGCCTATTCCCGTGAAGATATCATGAAATTTTGCGAAAGTCAAGCAGGAGTTGATTATGTTTTAGCAATGGCAACGAATAGTCAATTAAAATTACGAGCGACCGATGTAATTGAGAAAGCTAAGGCAGATTACGAGCAAAGACTTCAGCCAGTTACTGAATTAATGGAGACGTTATTTTCTCCCGATGAAGAGTTAGGAGAATTGGCGAAATTGGTACCAGAATCGACTTGGTATCGTTCCCTATGTTATCAAACCCAAAAATCCTGGAGCCGTTCAAGAAGAGTGGTGACAAAAGTTTGTCCTGGTAGTGAGGGCGTAAAAATTCGCCACGTTGTGACTTCTTTACCTGCATCAAAGATTCCCCCATCTAAACTTTACACTGAAAAATATTGCCCCAGAGGGGAGAGGTCAAATCGAATTAAAGAGCAACAATTAGACTTATTTGCTGACCGGAATTCGACACAGACATTTGAGAGTAATCAATTAAGACTTTGGTTGTCATCAATGGCTTATGTTTTAATGCAAGCTTTTCGTCAAAATTGTTTGGCTAAAACTTCTTTTGCCAAAGCGACAGTGGGAACAATTCGCCTTAATTTCCTTAAATTAGGAGCTAGAATTACTGTTAGTGTCAGAAGAATTTTAATCGCAATTGCCAGTTCTTGTCCCTATCAAGATATTTTAGCGATAGCTTACTCTAGAATTCAAGCGATAGCGGGAACTGGATAA
- the glmS gene encoding glutamine--fructose-6-phosphate transaminase (isomerizing), whose product MCGIVGYIGTQTAIDILLAGLERLEYRGYDSAGIATILEGELHRVRAQGKLYNLREKLEQEVNPSQIGIGHTRWATHGKPVESNAHPHTDNSQRVAVVQNGIVENFQVLRTELKEKGCIFDSETDTEVIPHLIASYLPKPTDEDYLGVSPFLKAVLRAIERLEGAFALGVISPDYPDELIVVRQHAPLIIGFGQGEFFCASDVSALVPHTRAVLSLDNGEIARLTPLGVEIYNFEGKRVRKSPRVLDWSPTTVEKQGYRHFMLKEIYEQPGVVRDCLGTYLHPHWTAQNEDNVNPININFSEEIYDNLEHIQILACGTSWHASLVGKYLIEQLAGIPTRVQYASEFRYAPTPLMPNTLTIGVTQSGETADTLAALETEKQRRLGLEKKYQARIIGITNRPESTLAQMVDQIINTQAGIEIGVAATKSFTAQLLGFYLLALDLSYRRQTLSLERIEEIINGMRSLPRSIETVLETQEKAIEELAHEFNDTQDFIFLGRGINFPIALEGALKLKEISYIHAEGYPAGEMKHGPIALLDAKVPVVAIAMPGIVYDKVLSNAQEAKARDARLLGVVADSDTEAPKVFNDLLYVPEIEELLSPILTVIPLQLLSYHIAARRGLDVDQPRNLAKSVTVE is encoded by the coding sequence ATGTGCGGAATTGTTGGCTATATCGGAACCCAAACAGCGATCGATATTCTCCTAGCTGGTTTGGAACGTTTAGAATATCGGGGTTATGATTCGGCAGGAATTGCCACAATTCTCGAAGGTGAATTACATCGAGTCCGCGCCCAGGGAAAACTCTACAATCTGCGGGAAAAATTAGAACAGGAAGTTAATCCCTCCCAAATTGGCATCGGTCACACCCGTTGGGCAACCCACGGCAAACCCGTAGAAAGTAATGCCCATCCCCACACCGATAATAGTCAACGGGTGGCAGTGGTACAGAATGGCATTGTCGAAAATTTTCAGGTATTAAGAACAGAATTAAAGGAGAAAGGCTGTATATTTGACTCGGAAACCGACACAGAAGTTATTCCCCATCTAATCGCCAGTTATCTACCCAAACCTACCGATGAAGACTACTTGGGGGTGAGTCCTTTCCTCAAGGCAGTTTTAAGGGCAATTGAACGTTTAGAGGGGGCCTTTGCCCTAGGGGTGATTAGTCCCGATTATCCCGATGAATTGATTGTCGTGCGGCAACACGCCCCTTTAATCATCGGTTTCGGTCAAGGGGAGTTTTTCTGTGCCTCCGATGTCAGTGCTTTGGTTCCCCATACCCGGGCGGTGCTGTCCCTGGATAATGGCGAAATCGCTCGGTTAACACCCTTGGGAGTAGAAATTTATAATTTTGAGGGCAAAAGAGTCCGTAAAAGCCCCAGAGTCCTCGATTGGAGTCCGACGACCGTAGAAAAACAGGGTTATCGTCACTTCATGCTCAAGGAAATCTACGAACAACCCGGAGTGGTACGCGACTGTTTAGGAACCTATCTGCATCCCCATTGGACAGCACAAAATGAGGATAATGTCAACCCAATAAATATTAATTTTTCTGAAGAAATTTACGATAATTTAGAACATATTCAGATTTTAGCCTGTGGAACCAGTTGGCACGCTAGTTTAGTCGGTAAATACTTGATTGAGCAGTTGGCAGGTATTCCCACCAGGGTACAGTACGCCTCGGAATTTCGCTATGCACCCACGCCCCTGATGCCCAATACTCTAACTATCGGGGTGACGCAATCGGGGGAAACAGCCGATACTTTAGCGGCTTTGGAAACGGAAAAACAGCGTCGTTTAGGATTAGAAAAAAAATATCAGGCCCGGATTATCGGTATTACTAATCGCCCCGAAAGTACCCTAGCACAAATGGTCGATCAGATTATTAATACCCAAGCAGGAATCGAGATCGGGGTGGCGGCAACTAAGAGTTTTACGGCACAATTATTGGGTTTTTATCTCTTAGCTTTGGATTTATCCTATCGTCGTCAAACTTTGTCTTTAGAGAGAATCGAGGAAATTATTAATGGAATGCGATCGCTGCCAAGGTCGATCGAAACTGTCTTAGAAACACAGGAAAAAGCGATCGAAGAATTGGCCCATGAATTTAATGACACCCAAGACTTTATTTTCTTGGGACGGGGGATTAATTTCCCCATTGCCTTAGAAGGGGCCTTAAAACTCAAAGAAATCAGTTATATTCATGCGGAAGGCTATCCAGCCGGAGAAATGAAACACGGACCAATCGCGCTTTTAGATGCAAAAGTTCCCGTAGTAGCGATTGCTATGCCGGGGATAGTTTATGATAAGGTTCTCTCCAATGCACAGGAAGCAAAAGCAAGGGATGCGCGATTATTGGGAGTAGTTGCCGACAGCGATACGGAAGCGCCAAAAGTCTTTAATGATTTGTTGTATGTGCCGGAAATTGAAGAACTATTATCGCCAATTCTAACAGTAATTCCCCTACAATTGCTCTCCTATCATATCGCAGCCCGTCGCGGTTTAGACGTGGATCAGCCGCGCAATTTAGCCAAAAGTGTCACAGTGGAGTAA
- a CDS encoding ISL3-like element ISMae36 family transposase: protein MILDKFLNLKGTCIQGYLHLENIGIVCRIESKNQKATCPRCGLESDKLHQNHRHLVKDLPISGQPVYLQVNRRQFKCGNCQRPFSEELDFVAKKRTYTKRLAENILEQLKEGDILNVSRRNNVTEEEIQRMVEDIAEEITEPDLSKLKRLGIDEIALVKGQKNYCAVLVNLDTGKLIAILEKRTQEELRETLTGWGKEVLEQIEEVSIDLWLPYKNLVKELMPSAEVVADRFHVMKQINQELDEQRRAEKRAVEAQKNKKQKAEKEAKLEVLKRSKYSLLKNEEDLTEPQKIKLEAIKEKFPNLKKMQKLKEEFRKIYETSENPTEGLLSISEWLAKSSSVFTKSCQTIRNWFGEIISYFERRTTNGVVEGINNKLKLIKRRGYGFRNFRNFWVRSMLSWHLVC from the coding sequence ATGATACTTGACAAATTTTTGAACCTAAAAGGAACCTGTATTCAAGGCTATCTACACCTAGAAAATATCGGTATAGTTTGCCGAATCGAATCTAAAAATCAAAAAGCAACCTGTCCTCGTTGTGGGTTAGAGAGCGATAAACTCCACCAAAATCATCGACATTTAGTCAAAGATTTACCAATCTCAGGACAACCAGTGTACCTACAGGTTAATCGTCGTCAATTTAAGTGCGGTAATTGTCAGAGACCCTTTAGCGAAGAGTTAGATTTTGTCGCCAAGAAACGAACCTATACGAAAAGACTAGCCGAGAATATACTCGAACAATTAAAAGAAGGAGATATTTTAAATGTTAGCCGAAGAAATAACGTAACGGAAGAAGAGATTCAAAGAATGGTAGAGGACATCGCCGAAGAAATTACAGAGCCAGATTTATCGAAATTAAAAAGGCTAGGAATTGATGAAATCGCTCTAGTCAAAGGACAAAAAAATTACTGTGCGGTTTTAGTAAATTTAGATACGGGAAAACTAATAGCTATTCTAGAGAAGCGAACACAAGAAGAGTTGAGGGAAACGCTTACTGGGTGGGGAAAAGAGGTGTTAGAGCAAATTGAAGAAGTGAGCATAGACCTTTGGTTGCCCTATAAAAATTTGGTGAAAGAATTGATGCCATCGGCCGAGGTAGTCGCCGATAGATTCCATGTCATGAAACAAATTAATCAAGAGTTAGACGAACAGAGAAGAGCGGAAAAAAGAGCCGTAGAAGCGCAGAAAAATAAAAAACAGAAAGCGGAAAAAGAAGCGAAGCTAGAAGTTTTAAAGCGAAGTAAATATAGCCTGTTAAAAAATGAAGAAGATTTAACGGAACCCCAAAAAATTAAACTAGAAGCTATCAAAGAAAAATTCCCAAATTTGAAAAAGATGCAGAAATTAAAGGAAGAATTCAGAAAGATTTATGAAACCTCAGAGAATCCGACAGAGGGACTGCTATCCATCTCGGAATGGTTGGCAAAATCCTCCAGTGTTTTTACCAAGAGTTGTCAAACAATCCGAAACTGGTTTGGAGAAATCATTAGTTATTTCGAGCGAAGGACAACGAATGGGGTGGTCGAGGGAATCAACAATAAACTTAAACTAATAAAACGGAGAGGCTATGGCTTTAGAAACTTTCGGAATTTTTGGGTTAGAAGTATGTTATCTTGGCATCTTGTATGTTGA
- a CDS encoding IS1380-like element ISMae9 family transposase, which translates to MTPSSDQSRLNQLNFGNLNGRQVIANFEGGKITSDAGIILMAELDQKLKITARFAECFRDYRNSSYLDYSVHELLAQRVYGIVLGYEDVNDHDKLRHAPALAIALKKLNFIDSAQANLAGKSTINRLEYCPETVINQENSRYHKIEPNPKEIEKAFVDIFLESYKKPPKPIILDMDVTDDQVHGNQEGAFFNTYYKGVCYAPLYIFCEHHLLVAKLRSSHVDTAGGALEELQRIIGIIREKWSDTQILVRGDSAYSREDIMKFCESQAGVDYVLAMATNSQLKLRATDVIEKAKADYEQRLQPVTELMETLFSPDEELGELAKLVPESTWYRSLCYQTQKSWSRSRRVVTKVCPGSEGVKIRHVVTSLPASKIPPSKLYTEKYCPRGERSNRIKEQQLDLFADRNSTQTFESNQLRLWLSSMAYVLMQAFRQNCLAKTSFAKATVGTIRLNFLKLGARITVSVRRILIAIASSCPYGSSGIVMQIINLK; encoded by the coding sequence ATGACTCCTAGTTCAGACCAGTCTCGACTCAATCAATTAAATTTTGGAAACCTCAATGGAAGACAAGTAATCGCTAATTTTGAGGGAGGAAAAATCACCTCAGATGCAGGAATTATTTTGATGGCAGAGTTAGACCAAAAGCTAAAAATAACGGCTCGGTTTGCCGAATGTTTTCGAGATTATCGAAATTCATCCTATCTAGATTATTCAGTTCATGAACTACTCGCACAAAGAGTTTATGGGATAGTTTTGGGATATGAGGATGTCAATGATCATGATAAATTACGTCATGCTCCAGCTTTAGCAATAGCATTGAAAAAACTAAATTTTATTGACTCAGCCCAAGCAAATTTAGCGGGAAAAAGTACAATTAATCGACTAGAATATTGTCCGGAAACAGTCATCAATCAAGAGAACAGTCGTTACCATAAAATCGAGCCTAACCCCAAAGAAATTGAAAAAGCTTTTGTGGACATCTTTCTAGAATCCTACAAAAAGCCACCGAAACCAATTATTTTAGACATGGATGTCACCGATGACCAAGTGCATGGAAATCAAGAGGGAGCGTTTTTCAATACTTATTATAAAGGAGTGTGTTATGCTCCTTTGTATATTTTCTGTGAGCATCATTTATTAGTAGCTAAACTCCGGTCTTCTCATGTAGATACTGCTGGGGGAGCATTAGAAGAATTGCAGCGAATAATCGGTATAATTCGAGAAAAATGGTCAGATACGCAGATATTAGTACGAGGAGATAGTGCCTATTCCCGTGAAGATATCATGAAATTTTGCGAAAGTCAAGCAGGAGTTGATTATGTTTTAGCAATGGCAACGAATAGTCAATTAAAATTACGAGCGACCGATGTAATTGAGAAAGCTAAGGCAGATTACGAGCAAAGACTTCAGCCAGTTACTGAATTAATGGAGACGTTATTTTCTCCCGATGAAGAGTTAGGAGAATTGGCGAAATTGGTACCAGAATCGACTTGGTATCGTTCCCTATGTTATCAAACCCAAAAATCCTGGAGCCGTTCAAGAAGAGTGGTGACAAAAGTTTGTCCTGGTAGTGAGGGCGTAAAAATTCGCCACGTTGTGACTTCTTTACCTGCATCAAAGATTCCCCCATCTAAACTTTACACTGAAAAATATTGCCCCAGAGGTGAGAGGTCAAATCGAATTAAAGAGCAACAATTAGACTTATTTGCTGACCGGAATTCGACACAGACATTTGAGAGTAATCAATTAAGACTTTGGTTGTCATCAATGGCTTATGTTTTAATGCAAGCTTTTCGTCAAAATTGTTTGGCTAAAACTTCTTTTGCCAAAGCGACAGTGGGAACAATTCGCCTTAATTTCCTTAAATTAGGAGCTAGAATTACTGTTAGTGTCAGAAGAATTTTAATCGCAATTGCCAGTTCTTGTCCCTATGGCTCTTCGGGAATTGTTATGCAAATAATTAACTTAAAATAA
- a CDS encoding IS607 family transposase — protein sequence MKLSDYAKKKGISYDTAWRMWNRGQLQGERLPTGTIIIFEDDRSCGENKVAIYARVSSSENQSNLETQAKRLEAYCIAKGYQIVRVVKEVGSGVNDHRKLLLKLLEQTDYNLIVVEHKDRLSRVGFNYLKVLLTQTNRELEVVNLAEERKDDLRQDFVSIITSFCARLYSLRRRNRKTECLIKCLEENDEISSKTSN from the coding sequence ATGAAACTATCAGATTATGCTAAGAAAAAAGGGATCAGTTATGACACTGCTTGGAGAATGTGGAATCGAGGGCAGTTACAAGGAGAACGTCTTCCTACAGGAACAATTATTATTTTTGAAGATGACCGTTCTTGCGGTGAAAATAAAGTAGCTATTTATGCGCGAGTTTCTAGTTCAGAAAATCAATCTAACTTAGAGACTCAGGCAAAAAGATTGGAAGCTTATTGTATTGCGAAAGGCTATCAAATTGTTCGAGTAGTTAAAGAAGTAGGAAGTGGAGTCAATGATCATCGAAAGCTATTATTAAAACTTCTAGAACAAACTGATTATAATTTGATTGTCGTAGAACATAAAGATCGTTTAAGCAGAGTAGGGTTTAATTATCTGAAAGTTCTTTTAACTCAAACAAATAGAGAGCTAGAGGTCGTTAATCTAGCAGAAGAAAGAAAAGACGATTTAAGGCAAGACTTCGTGAGCATAATTACCTCATTTTGCGCTCGATTATACTCATTAAGACGACGAAATAGAAAGACAGAATGTTTAATTAAATGCCTTGAGGAGAATGATGAAATTAGTTCAAAAACATCTAATTAA